In a single window of the Coffea eugenioides isolate CCC68of chromosome 3, Ceug_1.0, whole genome shotgun sequence genome:
- the LOC113766072 gene encoding cold and drought-regulated protein CORA-like — MGSKTLLFFFISMAVVLMITSEVAAKSVDNFETNKEGEAKYHGGGYGGGHGGGHGGGYGGGHGGHHGGGYGGHPGGGNGDGHGGYGGGGHGGYGHGGGGHGGYGHGGHGGGGHGGHPGEAADAEPQN, encoded by the exons ATGGGTTCCAAGacacttcttttctttttcatttccatGGCTGTAGTTCTAATGATTACATCAGAGGTGGCTGCCAAGTCAGTGGACAATT TTGAGACAAATAAGGAAGGAGAAGCCAAGTACCATGGAGGTGGCTACGGAGGAGGCCATGGAGGTGGCCACGGAGGAGGCTACGGAGGAGGTCATGGAGGGCACCATGGTGGTGGATACGGGGGCCATCCAGGAGGAGGTAATGGGGATGGACATGGAGGGTACGGGGGTGGCGGCCATGGTGGTTATGGACATGGCGGTGGCGGCCATGGTGGTTATGGACACGGCGGACATGGCGGTGGCGGCCACGGTGGACATCCTGGTGAGGCTGCAGATGCTGAGCCCCAGAACTAA